A single region of the Jatrophihabitans sp. GAS493 genome encodes:
- a CDS encoding NAD(P)-dependent alcohol dehydrogenase, which translates to MRALRLMGPGQLEINDVPVPEPGPGEALVKVAGAGLCQSDLHVRHLPAWPLPGMILGHETSGRVATLGAGVTTVHEGDPVLVYLVWACGSCRPCLEGRDNVCQAIAGRVGLPPCPGLGPDGGMAEYIKVPARFLEPLGNLDPIAAAPLADAGLTPMHAVNGARYRLTEGATAVVIGVGGLGHMGLQILRATTGVRIIAVDTDRGKLDLAREHGADEVVISDEQASRAILDLTSGYGADAVFDFSGVQATVDLACQVIAPDGVLRFVGLGGGGFSYAADSESTPLPWGVDVRRSYGGTRTDQRQVLELAQTGRVTVETTQYALADGIRAFDDLEAGKVRGRAVLVP; encoded by the coding sequence ATGCGCGCACTACGTCTGATGGGTCCCGGCCAGCTGGAGATCAACGATGTACCGGTTCCCGAGCCGGGTCCGGGAGAGGCGCTGGTGAAGGTGGCCGGTGCCGGACTGTGTCAATCCGACCTGCACGTGCGGCACCTACCCGCGTGGCCGCTGCCTGGAATGATTCTGGGACACGAAACATCCGGCCGAGTGGCCACGCTCGGCGCAGGCGTCACCACCGTGCACGAAGGCGATCCGGTACTGGTGTACCTGGTCTGGGCCTGCGGTTCGTGTCGTCCGTGTCTGGAGGGTCGCGACAACGTCTGCCAGGCGATCGCCGGGCGGGTCGGACTGCCTCCATGTCCGGGGCTCGGACCAGACGGCGGGATGGCTGAATACATCAAGGTGCCGGCCCGCTTCCTCGAGCCGCTCGGCAATCTCGATCCGATCGCCGCCGCGCCGCTGGCCGACGCCGGACTCACGCCCATGCACGCGGTCAACGGAGCTCGGTACCGGTTGACCGAGGGTGCGACCGCCGTCGTGATTGGAGTCGGCGGCCTCGGGCACATGGGATTGCAGATCCTGCGCGCCACCACCGGCGTTCGCATCATCGCCGTGGACACGGACCGGGGCAAGCTCGACCTCGCCCGCGAACACGGCGCCGATGAGGTCGTGATCAGCGATGAGCAGGCGAGCCGCGCGATTCTGGACCTGACCTCGGGCTACGGCGCGGATGCCGTCTTCGACTTCAGCGGCGTCCAGGCGACCGTCGATCTCGCGTGTCAGGTGATCGCCCCCGACGGAGTGCTGCGCTTCGTCGGGCTCGGTGGTGGCGGCTTCAGCTACGCCGCCGATTCGGAGTCGACGCCGCTGCCATGGGGGGTCGATGTGCGGCGCTCGTACGGTGGGACGCGCACCGATCAGCGGCAGGTACTCGAACTGGCCCAGACGGGCCGGGTAACGGTCGAGACGACCCAATACGCGCTTGCGGACGGTATTCGGGCGTTCGACGACTTGGAGGCGGGCAAGGTGCGCGGCCGCGCGGTACTCGTACCCTAG
- a CDS encoding TIGR03857 family LLM class F420-dependent oxidoreductase, with translation MTDAISQLGFYTLAGHTETPRDLIDEVRTAEQIGLGAVFISERWNTKEAGTISGAVGAVSERIAIATAATNHTTRHPVITASYATTMHRLTGGRFTLGIGRGIKPVFQAYGLPAITIAGMEDFAGLMRRMWHGETVLDHDGPAGKYPVLRLIGSSIDADIPLGLTAWGPATCALGGRAFDQVVLHTFFADATVARCVRAVRAAAEQAGRDPDAVKVWSVLATIPPGTDGDARLMKVVARLATYLQIPGYSDGLVAANEWDPAILEQFRASEVVQGFAGNPIDQHATSDQLEQIALLIPAEWSEAAAEGSAAQCAAAAQHQLDLGVDGVILHGSTPTELAPIVEAYRSANRQPA, from the coding sequence ATGACGGACGCGATTTCACAACTCGGGTTCTATACCCTCGCCGGCCACACGGAGACGCCCCGCGATCTGATCGACGAAGTGCGCACGGCCGAACAGATCGGTCTCGGTGCGGTATTCATCTCCGAGCGTTGGAACACGAAGGAGGCCGGCACGATCTCAGGGGCCGTCGGGGCGGTGTCGGAGCGGATAGCCATCGCGACGGCGGCGACCAACCACACCACCCGACACCCGGTGATCACCGCCTCGTACGCGACGACGATGCATCGACTCACCGGTGGCCGCTTCACGCTGGGCATCGGCCGCGGCATCAAGCCGGTCTTCCAGGCGTACGGTCTGCCGGCGATCACCATCGCCGGTATGGAGGACTTCGCCGGACTGATGCGCCGCATGTGGCACGGCGAGACGGTGCTGGACCACGACGGGCCGGCCGGCAAGTACCCGGTCCTGCGGTTGATCGGATCCTCTATCGACGCGGACATCCCACTCGGCCTCACTGCCTGGGGTCCGGCCACCTGCGCGCTCGGCGGCCGTGCCTTCGACCAGGTGGTCCTGCACACCTTCTTCGCCGATGCGACTGTCGCCCGCTGTGTGCGTGCCGTGCGCGCCGCCGCGGAGCAGGCCGGCCGAGACCCCGATGCCGTCAAAGTCTGGTCCGTTCTGGCCACGATTCCGCCCGGCACCGATGGCGATGCTCGGCTGATGAAGGTGGTTGCCCGCCTGGCGACCTACCTGCAGATCCCCGGTTACTCCGATGGCCTCGTTGCCGCAAACGAGTGGGACCCCGCGATACTCGAACAGTTCCGCGCGAGCGAGGTTGTCCAAGGCTTCGCCGGTAACCCGATCGATCAGCATGCGACGTCCGACCAACTCGAACAGATCGCGCTTCTGATACCGGCAGAGTGGTCCGAGGCTGCGGCCGAGGGGAGTGCCGCGCAGTGCGCAGCGGCCGCCCAGCACCAGCTTGACCTCGGCGTGGATGGTGTGATTCTGCACGGGTCGACGCCCACCGAACTCGCGCCGATCGTCGAGGCCTACCGCTCGGCCAACCGGCAACCGGCGTAG
- a CDS encoding cytochrome P450, protein MTAIQPFKPFRTQHAFTTEEDISSPSFWAQTFDERDETFARLRGDAPVSWHPPFVDPLVPPEVHGEVGFWAVTRAADIKHVSMNNEQFSSQTLVEAATKPGSNEPSLTYYHPVPLKPQHPDLDQPPTFLEMDPPQHTQYRQAISRAFTPRYIRLMEEKIHKRAAEIVGRVAGAGDFDFVAEVSGRLPMLTIADMLGVPDSLSEDFARAANNFIGASDPDILPPGADPLAFTFEQITIVREIGIDLVHSRRKHPAEDVLSSLATYTVDGQPLSDDEISAMLLLLAVAGNDTTKQTTSHTALALDRNPEQRAWLAADFDARIGRSLDEFLRYASPVLEFGRMATEDVVLGGQQVSRGDKVVMFYCSGNRDESLFADPGRFDLQREQHPNVAFGGGGVHYCLGSNLAKMQLRAIFAELLTKLPGLGIGDPEYLASEFIHGIRKLPASA, encoded by the coding sequence ATGACCGCCATCCAGCCCTTCAAGCCGTTTCGTACCCAGCACGCATTCACCACGGAGGAGGACATTTCCTCGCCGTCATTCTGGGCGCAGACGTTCGACGAGCGAGACGAGACGTTTGCCCGGCTGCGGGGCGACGCACCGGTCAGCTGGCACCCGCCGTTCGTGGACCCGCTGGTGCCACCGGAGGTGCACGGCGAAGTGGGGTTCTGGGCGGTGACCAGGGCCGCCGACATCAAACACGTCAGCATGAACAACGAGCAGTTCAGTTCCCAGACCCTCGTCGAGGCGGCCACCAAGCCGGGCAGCAACGAACCCTCCCTCACCTACTATCACCCGGTCCCGCTCAAGCCGCAGCATCCGGACCTCGACCAGCCGCCTACGTTCCTGGAGATGGATCCGCCCCAGCACACCCAGTACCGGCAGGCGATCAGCAGGGCGTTCACCCCGCGCTACATACGCCTAATGGAGGAGAAGATCCACAAGCGGGCCGCCGAAATCGTCGGCCGGGTCGCCGGCGCGGGCGACTTCGACTTCGTCGCCGAGGTGTCCGGCAGGCTGCCCATGCTCACGATCGCCGACATGCTCGGCGTTCCGGACAGTCTCAGCGAGGACTTTGCACGGGCCGCGAACAACTTCATCGGAGCGAGTGATCCGGACATCCTCCCGCCCGGGGCCGATCCGCTGGCGTTTACTTTCGAGCAGATCACCATCGTGCGCGAGATCGGGATCGACCTGGTGCACTCACGTCGCAAGCACCCCGCCGAGGACGTGCTCAGCTCGCTGGCCACCTACACCGTAGACGGCCAGCCGCTGTCCGACGACGAGATCTCGGCGATGCTGCTGCTGCTCGCGGTGGCGGGGAACGACACGACCAAGCAGACGACCTCCCACACCGCGCTGGCCCTGGATCGCAACCCAGAGCAGCGAGCGTGGCTGGCGGCCGACTTCGATGCCCGCATCGGCCGCTCGCTCGATGAGTTCCTGCGCTACGCCAGCCCGGTGTTGGAGTTCGGGCGGATGGCCACCGAGGACGTCGTCCTGGGCGGGCAGCAGGTCAGCCGCGGCGACAAGGTCGTCATGTTCTACTGCTCCGGTAACCGCGACGAGTCCCTCTTCGCCGACCCGGGGCGCTTCGACCTGCAGCGTGAACAGCATCCGAACGTGGCCTTCGGCGGTGGTGGCGTCCACTACTGTCTTGGCAGCAACCTGGCCAAGATGCAGTTACGGGCGATCTTCGCTGAGCTTCTGACGAAGCTGCCCGGCCTCGGCATCGGTGATCCGGAGTACCTGGCCAGCGAGTTCATTCACGGAATCCGGAAGCTGCCGGCCAGTGCATAG
- a CDS encoding acyl-CoA synthetase, with the protein MYPGTFAKTTPDHPAIIMATSGQTITYAELDRRSMRLAQLLYDRGLRRGDRVAVLAENHPRYFEVFWAAVRSGLYLVAVNRHLALEEANYIVRNSGASAFVSTAALAETASRMLLELDACPTRLMIDGVVAGFEPYEQAIAAYPAQPLIEQWRGDFLLYSSGTTGRPKGVMRALPETRVDTTPGIVSPMEKHVLGMDASTIYLSPAPLYHAAPLGWCSGVHELGGTAIVMEHFDAEQYLATVEKYRVTHSQVVPTMFVRMLKLAESARRRYDLSSLQQVIHAAAPCPPELKRQMIDWLGPIVSEYYSSTEGNGFTFITAQEWLAHPGSVGRPLLGEPHICDDLGVELPPGQLGTLYFNRPDLTFEYFGDVDKTASTRHPVNPEWTTLGDIGYLDEEGYLYLTDRKAFMIISGGVNIYPAEIESCLITHPAVADVAVFGLPNPEMGESVHAAVQLEPGYEPSEDLSTALRAFAHENLAGYKVPRTLDFRDELPRLPTGKLAKGRLRDEYLTANIGAV; encoded by the coding sequence ATGTATCCCGGAACCTTCGCCAAGACGACCCCCGACCACCCGGCGATCATCATGGCGACGTCCGGTCAGACGATTACCTACGCCGAGCTCGACCGGCGCTCGATGCGGCTCGCGCAGCTTCTCTACGACCGGGGTCTGCGTCGCGGCGACCGGGTAGCCGTCCTGGCCGAGAACCATCCCCGCTATTTCGAGGTGTTCTGGGCCGCGGTGCGCAGCGGGCTATACCTCGTCGCCGTGAATCGCCATCTGGCCCTTGAGGAGGCCAACTACATCGTCCGCAACTCGGGTGCGTCGGCGTTCGTCTCGACGGCGGCACTGGCCGAGACCGCAAGTCGCATGCTGCTCGAGCTCGACGCCTGCCCGACGCGGCTGATGATCGATGGTGTCGTCGCCGGCTTCGAGCCGTACGAGCAGGCCATCGCGGCGTACCCGGCGCAGCCGCTGATCGAGCAGTGGCGTGGCGACTTCCTCCTTTACTCCTCGGGCACAACCGGACGGCCCAAGGGTGTGATGCGGGCGCTGCCGGAGACCCGGGTCGACACGACGCCCGGCATCGTTTCGCCGATGGAAAAGCACGTACTCGGCATGGACGCGAGCACCATCTACCTCAGCCCGGCACCGCTCTATCACGCAGCTCCGCTCGGTTGGTGCAGTGGCGTCCATGAACTCGGCGGCACGGCGATCGTGATGGAGCACTTCGACGCCGAGCAGTACCTGGCGACCGTGGAGAAGTACCGCGTCACCCACTCGCAGGTGGTACCGACGATGTTCGTGCGGATGCTCAAGCTGGCAGAGAGCGCTCGCCGTCGCTACGACTTGTCGAGCCTTCAGCAGGTCATCCATGCGGCCGCCCCGTGCCCGCCCGAGCTGAAGCGGCAGATGATCGACTGGCTCGGCCCGATCGTGTCCGAGTACTACTCCTCGACGGAGGGCAACGGGTTCACGTTCATCACCGCGCAGGAGTGGCTGGCTCACCCGGGGTCGGTGGGCCGACCGCTGCTGGGCGAGCCGCACATCTGCGACGACCTCGGCGTGGAGTTGCCGCCTGGACAATTGGGCACCCTGTACTTCAACCGCCCCGACCTGACGTTCGAGTACTTCGGCGACGTCGACAAGACGGCGTCCACCCGACACCCGGTCAACCCGGAGTGGACCACCCTTGGCGACATCGGCTACCTCGACGAGGAAGGTTATCTGTACCTCACCGACCGCAAGGCGTTCATGATCATCTCCGGTGGGGTGAACATCTACCCGGCCGAGATCGAATCGTGCTTGATCACCCACCCCGCGGTCGCTGACGTCGCGGTGTTCGGCCTGCCCAATCCCGAGATGGGCGAGTCCGTCCACGCGGCGGTGCAGCTCGAACCCGGATACGAGCCGTCAGAAGATCTGAGTACGGCGCTGCGCGCATTCGCGCACGAGAACCTCGCCGGCTACAAGGTGCCTCGAACACTCGACTTCCGCGACGAGCTGCCGCGGCTCCCCACCGGCAAGCTGGCCAAGGGACGGCTGCGCGACGAGTATCTGACCGCGAACATCGGGGCCGTATGA
- a CDS encoding phosphotransferase family protein: MRKSGLTPSWLTDVLRGAGHRNVLVTDVSVTAVGTGQMADSYRVIPVYAGEPVDVPDSVVVKLTSEDQASIDTSREQGNYLREVRFYQQLAPTIATRVPGCLYADVSQSGDDFVLVMEDVGPAEQGDQISGCSLERCEVVVDEAARLHGPRWGDPALAQLPWLNINDQMYPLATTLLTAAFPVFCKQYDGILDSAVVDVGTRLIEQLPSFFELQRAMPWTLQHGDYRPDNVLFDIHGGAEPAAIVDWQTIVLGPGVLDVAYFVGGALTPPDRRKHEGELFDRYHQRLLEQGVDYPKARLWDDYRAATFWGYLVGMGASVAVKRTERGDAMFMSMIDRATQQILDLDALRTLTR; encoded by the coding sequence ATGCGGAAATCAGGGTTGACCCCCTCCTGGTTGACCGACGTGTTGCGCGGTGCCGGTCACCGCAACGTTCTCGTCACCGACGTGAGTGTGACCGCAGTCGGCACCGGTCAGATGGCCGACAGCTACCGCGTTATCCCCGTCTACGCGGGTGAGCCGGTCGACGTCCCCGACAGTGTGGTCGTGAAGCTGACGTCTGAGGACCAGGCGAGCATCGACACCAGCCGCGAGCAGGGGAACTACCTGCGTGAGGTCCGCTTCTATCAACAACTCGCGCCGACCATCGCAACCCGTGTGCCCGGCTGCCTGTACGCCGACGTGTCCCAGTCCGGCGATGACTTCGTACTCGTGATGGAGGACGTCGGACCGGCTGAACAGGGCGATCAGATCTCCGGCTGCTCGCTGGAACGGTGCGAGGTCGTCGTCGATGAGGCCGCGAGGTTGCACGGTCCACGTTGGGGGGACCCGGCGTTGGCCCAACTGCCCTGGCTGAACATCAACGATCAGATGTACCCACTCGCGACGACACTGCTGACGGCGGCGTTTCCGGTATTCTGCAAGCAGTACGACGGCATCCTCGACTCAGCGGTGGTCGACGTCGGAACGCGGTTGATCGAGCAGCTGCCCAGTTTCTTCGAGCTTCAGCGGGCCATGCCCTGGACACTCCAGCACGGCGACTATCGGCCCGACAACGTGCTGTTCGACATTCACGGCGGTGCGGAGCCGGCCGCGATCGTCGACTGGCAAACGATCGTGTTGGGCCCGGGCGTACTGGACGTCGCCTACTTCGTCGGAGGAGCTCTTACCCCGCCCGACCGGCGCAAGCATGAGGGCGAGCTTTTCGACCGTTATCACCAGCGACTCCTCGAGCAGGGTGTCGACTACCCCAAAGCGCGACTCTGGGACGACTACCGCGCGGCTACGTTCTGGGGCTACCTGGTCGGCATGGGAGCGTCGGTCGCGGTGAAGCGAACCGAGCGCGGCGACGCGATGTTCATGTCGATGATCGATCGGGCGACTCAACAGATTCTGGACCTCGACGCCCTCCGGACGCTGACGCGATGA
- a CDS encoding SDR family oxidoreductase: MTGRFDGQTILITGGSRGMGASHARGFIAEGANVVIGDVLDDEGHTVAAELGPRCHYLHLDVSDPDQWAAAVTATEAKYGPIAVLINNAGFGTASLLADTSTEDWRGVLSVIIDGTFYGIRAAVPSIRRNGGGAIINISSYAGLAGTPLSGSYTTSKFALRGLTRVAAMELGCDNIRVNSIHPGYVATPALTGLTPEMAGLRNKLAIVRMAESEEVTKMVLFVASEDAAYCTGSEFVIDGGWSAGSPVPIGASEALWG; this comes from the coding sequence GTGACAGGTCGATTTGATGGGCAGACCATTCTCATCACTGGAGGATCGCGCGGAATGGGTGCAAGCCATGCGCGCGGCTTCATCGCCGAAGGGGCCAACGTCGTCATCGGCGACGTGCTCGACGATGAAGGCCACACGGTGGCCGCAGAGCTCGGTCCGCGCTGTCACTACCTACATCTGGATGTGAGCGATCCCGACCAGTGGGCAGCGGCGGTCACGGCAACAGAAGCCAAATACGGTCCGATCGCTGTCCTGATAAACAACGCCGGGTTCGGTACCGCATCGCTTCTCGCCGATACCTCGACCGAAGACTGGCGCGGCGTGCTGTCGGTGATCATCGACGGAACCTTCTACGGGATCAGGGCCGCGGTGCCGTCGATCCGCCGCAACGGGGGCGGCGCCATCATCAACATCTCGTCCTACGCCGGGCTCGCGGGAACACCGTTGTCAGGCTCGTACACGACCAGCAAGTTCGCGCTCCGAGGCCTGACCCGAGTGGCCGCCATGGAACTCGGCTGCGACAACATCCGGGTCAATTCCATTCATCCAGGCTATGTGGCAACACCTGCTCTCACCGGCCTGACGCCGGAGATGGCCGGGCTCCGCAACAAGCTGGCGATCGTCCGGATGGCCGAGTCCGAGGAGGTCACCAAGATGGTGCTGTTCGTCGCATCCGAGGACGCCGCCTACTGCACCGGTTCCGAGTTCGTCATCGATGGCGGCTGGTCCGCCGGATCTCCGGTTCCCATCGGGGCCAGTGAGGCTCTGTGGGGTTGA
- a CDS encoding aldehyde dehydrogenase: MTQHEDSMFIDGAWAPAKGTGRFQVISASTEEVVATAADGSADDVDAAVAAARRAFDDPSGWSTWEPSRRADALERFADAIDKRKDQTARAVTLQMGMPTMIASLSEAVAPAGLLRYYAGLARSAPVEEERVSYTGGKTVVRRVPIGVIGAIIPWNFPQTLTFFKLAPALAAGNTVVLKPAPETILDAYLMAEAAAEAGLPPGVVNLVTGGPDTGRRIVEHPDVDKVAFTGSTRAGRTIGETCGRMLRPVTLELGGKSAVIVLDDADLSTEMEKLFACTLVNSGQTCILGTRILAPRNRYDEVVGAFAALASAMPVGDPFDPATALGPLVSQRQRERVEGYIAAGRTEARLIVGGGRPAGLDKGWYVEPTVFADVSNDATIAREEIFGPVLSVIAYDGDDDAIRIANDSEYGLGGSVWSADPERARAVANRIRTGSVGVNYYNIDWFAPFGGVKQSGIGRELGPEGLAGFQQLQSVYYS, translated from the coding sequence ATGACTCAGCACGAAGACAGCATGTTCATCGATGGAGCATGGGCACCGGCCAAGGGAACTGGTCGTTTCCAGGTCATCTCGGCCTCGACCGAGGAGGTCGTCGCCACCGCCGCAGACGGATCAGCCGACGATGTGGATGCCGCGGTCGCAGCGGCGCGCCGCGCGTTCGACGACCCCAGCGGGTGGTCCACCTGGGAGCCGTCCCGCCGGGCCGACGCACTGGAGCGCTTCGCCGACGCGATCGACAAGCGCAAGGATCAGACCGCGCGAGCCGTCACGCTGCAGATGGGGATGCCGACGATGATCGCATCCCTGTCGGAAGCCGTCGCACCGGCGGGACTGCTGCGCTACTACGCTGGGCTCGCACGCTCGGCCCCCGTCGAAGAGGAACGCGTCTCCTACACCGGCGGCAAGACAGTGGTGCGCCGCGTCCCGATCGGCGTCATCGGCGCCATCATCCCGTGGAACTTTCCGCAGACCCTCACGTTCTTCAAGCTCGCACCGGCGCTAGCGGCCGGCAATACCGTGGTGCTGAAGCCGGCGCCGGAGACGATCCTCGACGCCTACCTCATGGCCGAGGCCGCGGCGGAGGCAGGACTACCGCCGGGCGTGGTGAACCTGGTGACCGGAGGACCCGACACCGGCCGGCGCATCGTCGAGCACCCCGACGTCGACAAGGTGGCCTTCACAGGCTCCACCCGAGCCGGGCGCACCATCGGCGAGACGTGCGGCCGAATGCTCCGCCCGGTGACCCTGGAACTCGGCGGCAAGTCCGCGGTGATCGTCCTTGATGACGCCGACCTGTCCACCGAGATGGAGAAGCTGTTCGCGTGCACATTGGTCAATAGCGGCCAGACCTGCATCCTCGGCACGCGGATCCTCGCACCGCGCAACCGCTACGACGAGGTCGTGGGCGCATTCGCTGCGCTGGCGTCCGCGATGCCGGTGGGCGACCCGTTCGATCCAGCAACCGCGCTTGGCCCGCTGGTGAGCCAGCGCCAGCGGGAACGCGTCGAAGGCTACATCGCCGCGGGCAGAACCGAGGCTCGGCTGATCGTTGGCGGCGGGCGCCCCGCAGGACTCGACAAGGGCTGGTACGTCGAGCCGACCGTGTTCGCCGACGTGTCGAACGACGCCACGATCGCCCGTGAAGAGATCTTCGGCCCGGTGCTGTCAGTGATCGCCTACGACGGCGACGACGACGCGATCCGGATCGCCAACGACTCGGAGTACGGCCTGGGCGGCAGCGTATGGAGTGCGGACCCCGAACGCGCCCGCGCCGTAGCCAATCGGATCCGGACCGGATCGGTCGGCGTAAACTACTACAACATCGACTGGTTCGCGCCGTTCGGCGGCGTCAAGCAGAGCGGCATCGGCCGAGAGTTGGGCCCGGAGGGACTGGCGGGCTTCCAGCAGTTGCAGTCCGTGTACTACAGCTAA
- a CDS encoding LLM class F420-dependent oxidoreductase, which translates to MKLAGTGVWSFPLRYGDPAEAAEATTELEELGFSAVWIPDVGGPLFDALDSMLRATDRIVIASGILNLWMHTPQETAEQFSILTSKYGDRFLMGIGVSHAPAIDAIVEPGLYRNPLGAMVTFLDGLDAADTPVPRESRLLAALGPKMLGLAASRAGGAHPYLVSPEHTALAREALGPGALLAPEQTVIFCKDRQGARDIGAHWLGQYLQMPNYANSVQRLGFTREDVDTVSDRLFDSLIAWGDEDDIVARISEHTDAGADHVCAQVLTADLTALPRVEWRRLAAAVA; encoded by the coding sequence TTGAAGCTTGCCGGTACGGGCGTATGGAGCTTTCCGCTTCGCTACGGCGATCCGGCGGAGGCCGCGGAGGCGACGACTGAGCTGGAGGAACTCGGGTTCAGTGCGGTGTGGATTCCCGACGTCGGTGGGCCGCTATTCGATGCGCTCGACAGCATGTTGCGGGCCACCGATCGCATTGTCATCGCGAGCGGAATCCTGAATCTCTGGATGCATACCCCGCAAGAGACCGCCGAACAGTTCTCGATCCTGACCTCGAAGTACGGCGATCGCTTCCTCATGGGCATCGGGGTGAGTCATGCGCCGGCGATCGACGCGATCGTTGAACCGGGGCTCTACCGCAACCCGCTGGGTGCGATGGTGACGTTCCTGGACGGCCTCGATGCGGCCGATACGCCAGTTCCGCGGGAGTCCCGGCTGCTCGCTGCGCTCGGGCCGAAGATGCTCGGACTCGCCGCCAGCCGAGCCGGCGGTGCACACCCCTACCTGGTGAGTCCGGAGCACACCGCGCTGGCCCGGGAGGCTCTTGGCCCCGGCGCGCTGCTGGCGCCGGAGCAGACGGTCATCTTCTGCAAGGACCGGCAAGGGGCACGCGACATCGGCGCCCACTGGCTCGGCCAGTACCTGCAGATGCCGAACTACGCGAACAGCGTGCAGCGGCTGGGATTCACTCGAGAGGATGTCGACACCGTCTCGGATCGACTCTTCGACTCCCTCATCGCGTGGGGCGATGAAGACGACATTGTGGCTCGGATTTCCGAGCACACTGACGCCGGTGCGGATCACGTATGTGCGCAAGTTCTGACGGCTGATCTCACCGCACTGCCGCGGGTCGAGTGGCGCCGGTTGGCCGCTGCGGTGGCATAG
- a CDS encoding ferredoxin has product MPADVPADVPADVPADVPADVPADVAAESTPRVFVDRNRCSGNGVCGLSAPEYFEISDDGAMSLLREEIDPADRSRLDQAVLHCPAGALSLREERR; this is encoded by the coding sequence ATGCCCGCGGACGTGCCCGCGGACGTGCCCGCGGACGTGCCCGCGGACGTGCCCGCGGACGTGCCCGCGGACGTTGCTGCTGAGTCGACGCCACGGGTCTTCGTCGACCGGAACCGCTGCTCGGGCAACGGGGTATGCGGGCTCAGCGCACCCGAGTACTTCGAGATCAGTGACGACGGCGCAATGTCGCTTCTGCGCGAGGAGATAGACCCCGCTGACCGAAGCAGGCTCGATCAGGCGGTGCTCCACTGTCCGGCGGGCGCGCTCAGTCTGCGCGAGGAACGGCGCTAG